From Oryza brachyantha chromosome 9, ObraRS2, whole genome shotgun sequence, a single genomic window includes:
- the LOC107304970 gene encoding uncharacterized protein LOC107304970, with translation MTSSRRSRAAALLLSFLTISFSVAAHPWRRLAGGGSTAWAVLLTAPDAAETDLGGWWRGARPPTGSAAGPDLLSTGGRAPPTCQPAVNPSCSVLSAPGHTDECSPTLAAFAAVAVNGKSNRTATAGIAPELSCESALLLLLIMAAVLVAGRSRRGRLSAAATALLTLLLLAVAAPEPTAAAVRSNCTNDPNTPKRLGCDPH, from the exons ATGACCAGTAGTCGCCGTtcacgcgcggcggcgctcctccTTTCCTTCCTTACCATCtccttctccgtcgccgcaCACCCGTGGCGCCggttggccggcggcggtagTACTGCGTGGGCGGTGCTGCTGACGgcgcccgacgccgccgaaaCTGATCTCGGCGGCTGGTGGCGTGGTGCGCGGCCGCCGaccggcagcgccgccggcccGGACTTGCTCTCCACTGGCGGCAGAGCGCCCCCGACATGTCAG CCTGCAGTTAATCCCAGCTGCTCCGTACTGTCCGCACCCGGACACACCGATGAATGCTCCCCCACGCTGGCGGCGTTCGCCGCGGTGGCCGTCAACGGCAAGTCCAAccgcaccgccaccgccggcatAGCACCGGAGCTCAGCTGCGAGTcggcactgctgctgctgctcatcaTGGCCGCCGTGCTAGTAGCTGGCCGGAGCAGAAGGGGGAGGCTCtctgcggcggcgacagcccTCCtcacgctgctgctgcttgcggTGGCCGCGCCGGAACCGACGGCGGCTGCAGTACGCTCCAACTGCACCAACGACCCCAACACGCCCAAGCGTCTCGGTTGCGATCCGCATTAA
- the LOC121055331 gene encoding uncharacterized mitochondrial protein AtMg00810-like, whose protein sequence is MKDLGPVHFFLGIQVRRTAAGFFLSQGQYADDILARAGLVDCKPAPTPVGTKAKVSSTAGQPYNDPTFYRSIVGALQYLTLTRPDLSYAVQQVCIHMHSPGDVHWTLVKRILRYVHGTMHKGLQLRRSSTPSLTTYSDADWAGCRDTRRSTSGFCVFFGDSLVSWSSKRQSVVSRSSAEAEYRGVANAAAECCWLRHLLGELHVKLEKATLVYCDNISAVYLSKNPVHHGRAKHVELDIHFVREKVAVGDIRVAHIPTRQQLADIMTKGLPTSLFEDFRSSLCIVDDAPTAGGVKVADYLRVASQTLSLSNLRGVRAVADYNLISVSTYETPLSNQTAYEEREMGVLHTR, encoded by the exons ATGAAGGACTTAGGCCCGGTGCACTTCTTCCTCGGCATCCAAGTGCGCCGCACGGCCGCCGGCTTCTTCCTTTCGCAGGGACAGTACGCCGACGACATACTTGCCCGTGCCGGCCTGGTCGACTGTAAGCCGGCACCGACACCCGTGGGCACAAAGGCCAAGGTCTCCAGTACAGCAGGGCAGCCCTACAATGATCCGACGTTCTATCGTAGCATTGTCGGGGCCCTCCAGTACCTCACACTCACGCGGCCGGATTTGTCTTACGCTGTGCAACAAGTATGCATTCACATGCACTCGCCGGGGGACGTGCACTGGACACTTGTCAAGCGGATTCTCCGTTATGTTCATGGCACGATGCACAAAGGTCTACAACTCCGGCGTTCTTCTACACCGTCGCTCACCACATACTCCGACGCGGACTGGGCCGGCTGTCGAGACACGCGCCGCTCGACGTCCGGCTTCTGCGTTTTCTTCGGCGACTCTTTGGTGTCGTGGTCCTCCAAACGACAGTCTGTCGTGTCTCGCTCCAGCGCCGAGGCTGAGTACCGGGGTGTGGCGAACGCGGCTGCTGAATGTTGCTGGCTCCGTCACCTTCTCGGCGAACTTCACGTCAAGCTCGAGAAAGCTACACTTGTGTACTGCGACAACATCTCCGCTGTTTACCTGTCCAAAAATCCAGTTCACCATGGTCGTGCTAAACATGTGGAACTGGATATCCACTTCGTCAGGGAAAAGGTGGCTGTTGGGGACATCCGCGTCGCACACATTCCAACTCGACAACAGCTCGCTGATATCATGACGAAGGGATTGCCCACATCGCTGTTTGAAGATTTCCGATCCAGTTTGTGCATCGTCGACGACGCACCAACTGCGGGGGGTGTCAAAGTGGCTGATTAT TTGCGTGTTGCATCTCAAACTCTTTCACTTAGCAATCTACGGGGTGTGCGCGCAGTTGCAGACTACAACTTGATCTCTGTCAGCACGTACGAGACTCCTCTCAGCAACCAAACAGCATATGAGGAAAGAGAGATGGGCGTTTTACATACTCGATGA
- the LOC107304890 gene encoding uncharacterized protein LOC107304890 translates to MPRPPSNLMITVPFLVIFFASASTFLPRTSSSSSFFPLDGSDDGGGCVGFTVAVRPWPGHRTAADHIDSHGGNRRRRRRREHPSPAAIPDVVTSSALLDSASASSYPYLQHVNFSSSVLPASARILIDGTRTAGCSSVVGKSRRSTVTGLPELISSDDLVITATMTIMALARRGAVERGKKRKKKSGRGRDSAPVIAPFLVAAAALLLAVAAAPPPVAAATVAGGGGSVRSNCSHDPNMPKHLRCDPP, encoded by the exons ATGCCGCGTCCTCCATCAAACCTGATGATCACCGTTCCATTCCTCGTCATCTTCTTCGCCTCTGCGTCCACCTTTCTGCCACGCacgtcttcgtcgtcgtcgttcttCCCGTTGgacggcagcgacgacggcggcggttgtGTTGGCTTCACGGTGGCGGTGCGGCCATGGCCAGGCCACCGGACCGCCGCCGACCACATCGATAGCCATGGCGGcaaccgccgtcgtcggcggcggcgcgagcaccCGTCGCCGGCTGCCATCCCCGACGTTGTTACTTCTTCGGCCTTGCTCGACTCAGCGAGCGCGTCATCCTATCCCTATCTGCAG CATGTTAACTTCAGCTCCTCCGTGCTGCCCGCATCCGCAAGAATCCTTATTGATGGGACACGCACGGCCGGTTGCTCGTCGGTGGTCGGCAAGTCGCGCCGTAGCACTGTCACTGGCCTACCAGAGCTGATCAGTTCCGACGATCTGGTGATCACGGCGACCATGACCATCATGGCATTAGCTCGTCGTGGTGCGGTCGAGagggggaagaagaggaagaagaagagcggAAGGGGGAGAGACTCAGCGCCGGTGATTGCCCCTTTtctcgtggcggcggcggcgctgctgctaGCGGTtgcggcagcgccgccgcctgtaGCCGCTGCAACGGTGGCAGGCGGTGGAGGATCTGTACGCTCGAACTGCAGCCATGATCCCAACATGCCAAAACACCTCCGCTGTGACCCCCCGTAA
- the LOC102722327 gene encoding probable glutathione S-transferase GSTU1 → MADEVVLLDFWVSPFGQRCRIALAEKGVEYEYSEQSLADKSDLFLRSNPVHKKVPVLLHGGRPVCESLAILEYIDEAWPEKAPPLLPAAADDPYGRARARFWADYVDKRLFDCQTRLWKLRAGEDGHEQAKRDMVDALRALEAELGDRVYFGGEAFGYLDVVLVPFAAWFHAYERLGGFAVAEHCPRLVAWAERCKERDSVAATLSDPGKVYEFALYLKDKFGAK, encoded by the coding sequence ATGGCGGACGAGGTTGTGCTTCTCGACTTCTGGGTGAGCCCGTTCGGGCAGCGGTGCCGGATCGCGCTGGCGGAGAAGGGCGTGGAGTACGAGTACAGCGAGCAGAGCCTCGCCGACAAGAGCGACCTCTTCCTCCGCTCCAACCCGGTCCACAAGAAGGTCCCCGTCCTCCTCCACGGCGGCCGCCCGGTGTGCGAGTCGCTCGCCATCCTCGAGTACATCGACGAGGCGTGGCCGGAgaaggcgccgccgctcctccccgccgccgccgacgaccccTACGGCCGCGCGCGGGCCAGGTTCTGGGCGGACTACGTCGACAAGAGGCTCTTCGACTGCCAGACCCGGCTGTGGAAGCTCCGGGCCGGCGAGGACGGCCACGAGCAGGCCAAGAGGGACATGGTGGATGCGCTCAGGGCGCTGGAGGCGGAGCTCGGCGACCGGGTCTACTTCGGCGGCGAGGCGTTCGGCTACCTCGACGTCGTGCTCGTGCCGTTCGCCGCGTGGTTCCACGCCTACGAGAGGCTCGGCGGCTTCGCCGTGGCGGAGCACTGCCCGCGGCTGGTGGCGTGGGCCGAACGCTGCAAGGAGAGGGACAGCGTCGCCGCGACGCTCTCTGACCCCGGCAAGGTGTATGAGTTCGCGCTCTACCTCAAGGACAAGTTTGGCgccaagtaa